The DNA sequence TAGAAATATACACACCCATACATGTAGAAATATACACACCCATACATGTAGGAATATACACACCCATACATGTAGAAATATACACACCCATACATGTAGGAATATACacgcacacatatatatacccacATGGGGAAACACTTCTTAGCAAGCTATAGTACCTCCATGAATAAAGATAATGTTCTTGTACATGAAAGAAACATGACCAAAAATGGGTGGTGGTGAAAAATTAAGTTTTATATGCTCCCAAGAATCATTACTTAAAcgaaatatataagtatcaTTAGTAATGTATTTCCCTCTTTTTCCcccaaaaagaaaaaagcatTCTTCATCATACTCACTCGAGTGAATTACATTTAATGTTGCATAGTATCTGATTTGAGgagattttttttcttctaccACTTTGAAAACTTGTGTGTCTTCAgataaaaaaggtaaatatatacatgataCTGTACACATGATACTGTACACATGATACTGTACACATGATACTGTACACATGATACTATACACATGATACTGTACACATGATACTGTACACATGATACTGTACACATGATACTGTACACATGATACTGTACACATGATACTGTACACATGATACTGTACACATGATACTGTACACATGATACTGTACACATGATACTGTACACATGATACTGTACACATGATACTATACACATGATACTGTACACATGATACTATACACATTATActatatgtattatacataaatacgttatacatatatatatatatatggtacatatacatatgttcatatacacataaaagCGTAAACGTGAGCCTATGAACGTACTCAAAGAACTCATTGTTCTccttaattttgttttttcttgcATTTTTGCTCATAATTACCTACATTAAACTGTATTGTTTTGGGGTTGAAATTTTTGATATGTTGATTTCCTccataaatgtaaatattgtttttataaaatatgcatgCATGTCCAAAACGAacgttaaaaatatttcctttATGAATTATTTCTGATTTACAATAAAAGGGTAAAACTTCAGAACAAAACGATATGTTCTCTATATTATCATctgtatattcatttaagGTTATAgatttattatttgaaaaagtCTTTGATATaactttaaataaattttctccAAATATTATAGTATCATGAGTAAGTTTTCCTATATATGAATCTTCAGTTTTCGTATTTAGGAATCGGTTAGCTggcattttcttttttttttttttttcctttgaattttattcaaaatttacATTTCTCCCCAAAATTTAATTCTACTATGCAAGTGGGAAAAGAAGGGAAAAGGTGAGCAgcaaaaatagcaaaatgggtaaaagacaaaaagaagagaagTAGCAAATCGGGGAAGTGGCAAAACAAAAGGAATATCAAATTTCTACCAAATTTGAAAAACgcaaaaacgaaaaaacgaaaaaacgaaattgttaatacgaaaaaaattataaaacaagTGGGCatgttaaatttatttttaattttgcattttataCCACAACAATGTAAAAACATGTGCACCATgcaacataaattttttaaaaacctACAATGCAAtcgtttcattttattttattttattttttaattattcaatAATGCTTGCTTTTTATagagaacaaaaataaaaaaataataaaaataaaatagaaaaaatgtgtaactttaaagaaatattattcttcTGCAAGCTCGTTTTTCatcttaaaaaagaaaatttttctttaagtTGACAACTTTAAAAACTTGTTCgtaagaatttttaaaacaaaaaaaagaataaaaagtaaaagtaaaGGTGAAGATGAACGTAAACATTaacgtaaatataaaagaaaaattaaaagtaaaattaaaagtaaaaaagcaaaatcaTCAGGAAAAAGCGAAAATATCAGTTGAACAATTAAAATCATTCGTAAACATtcataagtaaaaaaaataaataaataaaaattaattaatcaAAGGGGCATAAGGTATaaaaacaggaaaaaataacaacgtattttttttgtccaCTGTAAATATTGCACATTTGTTTTTCGCTGAAATGGGGGGAAgcagaataaaataaataaatgaaacccaaaaaaataaattaagtgaaaaaaaaattagctgCACAAGGATTTTCTTTCACAATGTTTATGAATTAAAGATATaggaaaaatcaaaataaacaaaaaaaaaaaaaaaagggaagcacgttattgttttttttccttttttgtcttcatatattcatatattcatttatttctgCATTTCTGCATTTCTTCATTTCTGCATTTCTGCATTTCTGCATTTCTGCATTTCTGcatttcttcatttcttcatttcttcatttattccttcatttcttcatttattccttcatttcttcatttattccttcatttcttcatttattccTTCATTTTTGCTTTCTTTCAATCAATAAATCAAAGTTAATGAACCACGTGGTATGTACATAAAACACAGCTGTTGACCTATATGCTGTCATGTTTCATTAAAACATTTGTTGACTCCAATTTTCTTATACGCTGCTCTAATTTCTCCAAAGCTTCCGAGttgatattttttgaaagCAACTTTTCGCATTGCTCATTTAGTTTTTCAAGTGctgaaaaaataaggaacaatattataaaaataatttacatttattgtCTTATATGCAGTTTTTACTTGGGCAACTTGCgcatacgtacacatatatacacacttactaaagtatatgtatataaatatatatttttacaaacacataaatacgtgcatacataaatacatatacacactaCTCTGTTCGGTAAAAGCAAGCAAGCGTGGTGCATAGTACAGCCCATTTTTTCGTATCATTTATCCTCTTCATTTTGTGTTTTGAAGCGGTACAAGCACCAATtcttaatgaatatatttttaaaacctTACCATAAAATTTCGATTCGAATGTTCTCATCatattgtttatattgttaatttctttttttaaatcagtAATTTGGAGCTCAAATTCTACTAAACtgatattttcattatcatttGCATTATCATTAATGTTATTCATTCGAGAATTTAGTTGTTCAATTTTTCCTGTCAATGTTTTATATGACACATAAGTTACAAGGGGTGACATATTGAACACATCAGAATATTCGTTTGATTCATCACACCCGCCAAAAACATGCAAAGATTTTTTATACGGTACCAAGCATAAGGACCCGAAATATCCTCTACTGAAATTCTTTGATGTACTTATGTCAACTTCAAACCATGagaatgtgtatatattcagTGCGTACATATCTTAAGGGTGAGGTAAAAAGGGAGAATGGGAACATATAAaggttataaaaaaatggaagaattaaaaattggaaatataaatagaattaaactgaaaaaataacaaaactatactaaaaataaagaacgGATATTCTATTTCATTCAGTTTATATTTCGCAATTTTGTGATATGGATATTTAAATTGAGAGTTTGTAAACAAACCTAATTCTAcgaaactttttttttttttttttttttttttattaccagACAAGGCATAATTTTCAATCCATCCATTTGTAATTCCTCCATATATTATCATCCATTCATTATCAAAGAGCTGTGCAGCATGgctgtaaaataaataattaaataaacatacatatacatatacatatacatacacataatatatatgaactgttgcgatatacatatgtgtggGTAACTGTTACggcttatatgtatatatatatatatatatgtatacatatgtgcaggAATGTATGCGTGAAAGTATGTGTAATACCCCCATCGTGAACAAGGTTTGGGACCAGTGGTATTGGTAACTTCTCGCCATCTATTGGTGCTAGTATTAAAAATCCAGGTATCACCTAATGCTCCACTGAaaccttttttattaccaccaaataagaaaattagtCTTGCATTTCCATATATGGAGAAAATTAAGCTATGTGCACATCTAGCTTCAGGGATTATATCAAGTTGTGAAAGTTCTCTCCATACATTACCTGATAAGACCCATAGATCAGATAATAATGAATTGTTTAGGTCTAATCCtccatgtatatatacagtaTCACTAAAACTACAAGATGCATGTTTATATCTTGGTACAGgatttactttattttgaatatgtTCCCATTTTTTCGCTTGAAAAtcaaatttatatgtttcaTTAACAATTtgattttcttcatttatacCACCAAATATAACaatgctatttttattatcttctGTTATCACATTTCCTGAGTGAAATGCTCTAGGCATTATATCATTTGAATTCAAACGTAccttttcaaataaattaattccTGGTACATatcttataaaattatcaacacatttattttgtaacaTACCaccatatatacatatatcccCATTTATTTCCACTGATATATGACCTTTTGTTCTTTTGAAACATCTTTCATTGTGCATTATTTCagttaaatgaaaaacagGGGGAGAAGGAAATCCTTTGGACACTTCATCATTTGGTTTTGAGTTAAAGaaacttcttttttcattttccgcTTTACCtgtatcctttttttttccatcttGTGCATTTTCCGCATTTTCAGCGTgctgtacatttttttcattttgcacattttcaatattttctgtgttttgaatattttgaatattttgagcattttgtacattttgatcattttgtacattttgaatattttgaaCATTTTGATCGTTTTGTGCATTTTGTACACTTCGTACATTTTGTGTATTTACTAAATTTTGTGctttttgtacattttgtGCATTTAGTGAATTGAGTGTAGATGGTGTGATATGTGTATTTAGTGTGCTTGGTATAATCGATATGTTTGGAGCGCTTTGTGTACTTACTGTGTTTTCTCTCTTTTGTACtacattttcttcttttattttccccCCTGAAGGAACACTGTTTTCGTTATTTAGTGAGTGTTCCTTTTCAATGATGCCTTTTTCTTCAGGATTTATTTCATATGGGGCGATGCTTTGGTTTTCCATtctgttatatttttgttgaGTTTGCAACAGTATAAGCTTATTTTATGGGTATAATTACTGATATTTTTCACTGTTATCTTACGTTGTCTCCCTTTATGTTATTTCACCTTATTCTATCTTATTTCACCTTATTCTATCTTATTTCACCTTATTCTAACTTATTTCACCTTATTCTATCTTATTTCACCTTATTCTAACTTATTTCACCTTATTCTAACTTATTTCACCTTATTCTAACTTATTTCAccttattctattttattttaccttatTCTATCTTATTTTACCTTATTTCACcttattttacctttttatttttttatttttattttttcttaaatatataatcgAGTTGTGCTCTAAATGTACAGTTTTACCTTGCCTGTTCATAAAAAGTTCAGAATTATATCAAagtttactatttttaaaaagttttttatgaacataaaaaaatttaatatttttatatatatcatgtaCAAATTAATTACAAAGCAGtgttatataatacttttttctaatttagcAAATATGTAGCTTTGGTCATTACTAATAAACTAAATTTCGATTCAGCGTATGTTAAaaatgcttcttttttttttttttttaattctcaATCCATgcgctatatatatacatatatatacttatatgtgtgtacgtatattatatagagGGCGCAACTTACGAAATttgcatataatatacaatacAGTTTCTTTTCGCGTGAAGTcctaaatatgtattttagtggaatttaaataaaaagaaaatagaaaatttcaACATATGTGTAATTTACTTTTCGTGCAATTAAGCAGAAAAGCTGACAAGTTTATAAATTCTACTTAGgattttatacatacacacatatgaattataatttacatttatatgggGTAAAgagtttataaaattttaaagattCTTATGCGGAGGAAAACCGTTCTAATTAGttacaattataaaatagcaattttttttttattgtttttcttttctttttctaaatatattattaaaatgaagtaaaaaacTTGTTCCATTCGTGTTTTCTAATggtaaatattacaaaaatatgtgtatattctttttgattttttttttttttttttttttttttacgcttataaatttaatgtaATGTTTCTATAAAGATGATAtgtatatttcataaatggtaaaaagtagtaaataaaaaaaaaatatttgttaattaAAGTTTTAGTTGAATTTCtcttattgttttttatttttaaatcatttagTTGATAATTTAAGCATTTTAGTTGTTAAGTTAAACATTTTAGttgataaattaaatatttttgttcataaattaattattttagttCATATGTGCAATGTTTTCTTTCATTAGATAACAAATGTGTGCTTGGATTaagtcatatttttttcagtaaaaatttgatataaagccaaacaacaaaaaagcaaaatagaaCTTTGAGCAGAACATATCTGAATGTGCTCACTCTAGAATGAAAAatgtttcttctttttttttttttttttctttaaaatttttgtcaAAACGTAAGGTTATTTATTAGTTAATTTTTcacttttgtatttttatacttatagATACTCTCAAAATGTTCAGcaattatatttacacaataattttttgtaaaaatctAATAAACAATTTTCCTAATATGTATTCACATACATTgttgcacttttttttttttttttttttttttttctcaaaaaagtatctataaaattaaaatttactttttgaaattaaaacacgaggaaaagggaaaaaaaaaaaattaaaaagagaaaaactTCAGATGagataagaaaataaaaaagttgtaacaaagaaaaaaaaaaaaaaaaaggggaataCAACTTTGGAGGAAGCAAGGGAAGTTCCCtctttatacatatttttgaaaagcAGAAATATGGCGCAACTGGATTAATggcataaaatatatacacatatgtgtatgcgTATGTTCATCtgaacatatgtatatatatgtatgtacatttgtgtataggtatatatatgtgctctTTGCCCCCCGCTCAAACGAGTAtcaacaaaaaggaaaaaaagtatatataaatttctgTAAGAGTTGCTTCCTTTTACAAACTAAAAAACTTAATGCTACTCTTTTAATAAACAACGGAAGGCATAGAAAAATAtgcgcaaaaaaaaaaaaaaaaaagcaaatgaAAGCACAgcaaattaaattaaagtAAAAGATTTTAATTCTGTAAAATATGCTctaatgttttttaaaaaataagctGCTAATCCTTTTTGTTTGGACACCTTTTCGGAGAATTTCCAATTTTGTAAAAGTTAACAACAGATTTCTGTTTTGTATAAATTTGTAAAGTTTTCTTATCTGTTGCTTTTGTTAAagcttttttcctttttcaatatatttttttttttatttttaaactaACGATATGGAAACAAAGCTAGATTGGTACgttatataaatgaacattCTCATATTAACATCAAGGCTTTATTTtcaggggaaaaaaaaaagagattaaaaaaagagaaatattatgcataagccatattttatttgattaacagcttagttaataaaaaaaaaaaaaaaaaaaaaaatgaaaaattgagGGATGATAGATAGTATGCTTTTTCTACATAATAATGGAATAGAAAGATgcgataaatatattttattcccttttaataataaaaagattcGAAGAGGAGAAGATTTTCTTTGCTTTATTCGTATTTGCAAGTAGATTAATTATTAAGAGCAAAGGTTTATTAACCTGGAAAAATAGAACATTCGGCAgctggaaaaataaaataaactgcCGGCTTTAAAGGCGTACCAGAAGTTTAacataagtatgtatatcAAATACATGtgcgtatatacatgtatatatgtacacgcaCGTATGTTCATGTGTTAACTTGTGcgtatattaattttagcTTGTTTTAATTACTCATAATGTCAGAAGATCAAATCAAAATGAACGATGAAAATATGACGAAAGAAGAAAGAGAAGTTTTAATTGAGGcaaatacaaaaaaggaaTGGGAGTCCAACGGGCAGTggttaaaaagaaaagaatttcttttaaaaatgttaaaatatcACAAAAAGAATAATGTTAAAATTGATGTAGATAAGTTTTCAAAAATGggtcatatattttacaacaTGAAATACCTTAGCTGTACCTATAGCTCGCAGGTTGTAGATGAAATGAACAAATACCAAGATAGTTGATTCATCATGGgcatgtacatgcatacatatatgcctATATAcctatgtacatgcatatgcatatatattatattttctcattttaGTATTTGTATTCAcgtttaataatattaactagTACTACCCCTATGGCTGTTTATTTAAccagaattttttttttttttttctagttataaaaatttacaacaTTTTAACCAtctcttttacttttaagtttttatttttttaaacattctAGAATTGTAATTAGGAGAAAACCTTTATGCACACATTACGTAGCACTTTGGGAAAAATATACTTCTTCTACTGCACACTTGAACATTTAAAGTGGAAAAATGATCGCGCGTGGATGCTCATGCATGTGCAAACGTACGTAGAGTTGTACGTCAAATAAAGACCGCACATATTTGAAGCGAATACTGTTGTTGCAAAATgggaatattttaaataagctatttttttcttttttttttttttttatactatagtttgtttcattttcatatgaGCAAACAAAAAtgcatgtatacacatattataTGCACATTTGTAACGTCTTCACAACTAATaagtaaatgaaaaagataaaaaaaaaaaaaaaaaaaaaataggtgCGACGATTCACTTGCGTATGAAAAAACCTACACATTTAACTATATTAAATGTCGTATGTCGAGCTAAAATGAACAATAACACTTGTGCATtgacattaaaaaaaaagcaagaCGAAGAGGGATAGGAagataaaaaagatgaagaagTGGGGGAAGGAGGAGCTGACAAAGGATAAGAAGACGACGAATAAAGCATGCCAAAAAAACTGAAATTaaacaaaagtaaaaaagtaaaaatgctCAAAGGAGTAGGCGTATATGAAGCATATTTTAACCTTTGGCATGGATGGCAAACCACGAATTTCTCTTTAGCTCTCTCTCTGTGTGTAATTCTTTTCAAATTTGTATGTCACTGAAAGGGAATAATTTGGTTGAATTTGCACGAATTAACTTCAAgcatttctttaaatttgttTACAATATCATTAACTGAATAAACCTGTTGATTATTTGGGTCATCCCTATCTCGTACAGTGACCGTGTTTGTTGTCAATTCCTTTTCTCCAACGACaagtataaaattaaactGCTTCAACTGAGCctctctaatttttttatttaatgtattCATTGACGTATCTACATCTACATCAAAAAAGTTGTTATTCAAAGtttcatatacataataagcatacttattaaatttatCGCTTACTGGTAAAACTATGGCTTGTCTTGGAGACAACCAAAAGGGCAGCTTACCGGCTGTATGTTCAATCAAAATTGCTACAAATCTTTCCACTGATCCTAGAATTGCTCTATGTATAATTACTGGTCTATCAAATCCCTTCTTCAATAAGTCATCTGATGCAGATTGCACCCCTCCACTGTAATTACCACACTCAAGGTTAGCCGCACGGTCATGGTTACCATCATCATTGTCATTACCGCCATCATAACCATAATCTTTTTTGGTTTCTCCCCCTCCCGTAGAGCCATTTTCCAGGTCCGCGTGCTCCTTCTTCTCATTATCATCCTCAAGAACGCCaaaatctttatttttatactgcAAATTAAATCTAATGGGTAGCTGAAAATCCAGCTGTATTGTGCCACACTGATGGGTTCTGTTGATACTGTCCCTTACCAATATATCAATTTTGGGTCCGTAAAAAGCTCCATCTCCTTCATTTAATTTCCATTCGACATTTACCGAATTTAAAGCATCTTTTAATGATTGTTCAGCAAAGTCCCATGTAGATATGTTTCCAATAAATTTCTTAGGTCGtgttgataaaaataattcatatttaaaaccaaataaatcatatacaaagaaaagaaaatgaagtGTGTTTACAACTTCTTTTGTTATTTGCTCAAAAGAGCAAAAGATATGTGCATCATCTTGTTGAAACCTTCTAACCCTAGTTAAACCACTCAAACTACCTGTTATTTCATTTCTATGTAAGACACCAAAGTCGGCTAAACGTATGGGCAAAGAACGATAGGAAACATTCATTTGTTTAAACATAATACAATGACCTGGACAATTCATAGGTTTCATACCccattctttattttctacattaaatatgaacatacaATCTTTGTAATTTTGATAATGGCCAGAAGTTTTCCATAAATCGCAACTAAATACATTTGGAGTTATTACCTCctcatattttcttaatcGATATTCTCTTCTCATAAAGTCGATTAgcttattaaatatttttgctcCATTAGAAAACCAAAATCCAGATCCTGGGGACAtatctttttcaaaaaagaaaaaatttaatttttttcctacATTTCTATgatctcttttttttgcgTCTTCAAGAAATGTTAAGTAATCTGTgagttcattttttttttgaaaagataTACCATACACTCTTTGTAAACTATCATTATCTTTCTTTCCTAACCAATATGCAGATGAATTCTTTAATACTTTAAAAGCTTTCACTTTCCCAGTATTTCTAATATGAGGACCTAAACATAAATCTATAAACTCTCCACATTTATATACAgaagtttttttattatctggtatttttgattttattaattctaatttaaaagggttatatttaaatagcTCTAATACTTCTTCCTTTGTACATACAACTTTTTCAAATTCcacattttcttttgttaatTTGGCAAACTCATCTTCAATCCTTTTATAATGTTCATTACTGATAGCATAAT is a window from the Plasmodium brasilianum strain Bolivian I chromosome 9, whole genome shotgun sequence genome containing:
- a CDS encoding kelch domain-containing protein; the protein is MENQSIAPYEINPEEKGIIEKEHSLNNENSVPSGGKIKEENVVQKRENTVSTQSAPNISIIPSTLNTHITPSTLNSLNAQNVQKAQNLVNTQNVRSVQNAQNDQNVQNIQNVQNDQNVQNAQNIQNIQNTENIENVQNEKNVQHAENAENAQDGKKKDTGKAENEKRSFFNSKPNDEVSKGFPSPPVFHLTEIMHNERCFKRTKGHISVEINGDICIYGGMLQNKCVDNFIRYVPGINLFEKVRLNSNDIMPRAFHSGNVITEDNKNSIVIFGGINEENQIVNETYKFDFQAKKWEHIQNKVNPVPRYKHASCSFSDTVYIHGGLDLNNSLLSDLWVLSGNVWRELSQLDIIPEARCAHSLIFSIYGNARLIFLFGGNKKGFSGALGDTWIFNTSTNRWREVTNTTGPKPCSRWGHAAQLFDNEWMIIYGGITNGWIENYALSDMYALNIYTFSWFEVDISTSKNFSRGYFGSLCLVPYKKSLHVFGGCDESNEYSDVFNMSPLVTYVSYKTLTGKIEQLNSRMNNINDNANDNENISLVEFELQITDLKKEINNINNMMRTFESKFYALEKLNEQCEKLLSKNINSEALEKLEQRIRKLESTNVLMKHDSI
- a CDS encoding XTBD domain-containing protein: MSEDQIKMNDENMTKEEREVLIEANTKKEWESNGQWLKRKEFLLKMLKYHKKNNVKIDVDKFSKMGHIFYNMKYLSCTYSSQVVDEMNKYQDS
- a CDS encoding threonine--tRNA ligase, producing MKKISMILCLIVTNICINIKNLLFISSVKKNSSSLLNTVKKHRSIYFLKNFININKLTNWNTFKRKKKKIIKFSCYSFGNPIHPNNFNVNMMEGLKKAVLVGENPAYIKERLAKYNELKEKKRLDTELQIKNDEHFKKNINIELLDGSIRVGECHVTTPFHIASSISKKLAEDSIVSKITYLEKVDLELCDIEDAEENSNVSGSGNGNDSGNSAENKHCSGGRTPMLWDMNVPLIGNCKIEFLNIEHEEAKKIFWHSSAHILGSSLEKIFGGYLTIGPALSEGFYYDIFLGNYAISNEHYKRIEDEFAKLTKENVEFEKVVCTKEEVLELFKYNPFKLELIKSKIPDNKKTSVYKCGEFIDLCLGPHIRNTGKVKAFKVLKNSSAYWLGKKDNDSLQRVYGISFQKKNELTDYLTFLEDAKKRDHRNVGKKLNFFFFEKDMSPGSGFWFSNGAKIFNKLIDFMRREYRLRKYEEVITPNVFSCDLWKTSGHYQNYKDCMFIFNVENKEWGMKPMNCPGHCIMFKQMNVSYRSLPIRLADFGVLHRNEITGSLSGLTRVRRFQQDDAHIFCSFEQITKEVVNTLHFLFFVYDLFGFKYELFLSTRPKKFIGNISTWDFAEQSLKDALNSVNVEWKLNEGDGAFYGPKIDILVRDSINRTHQCGTIQLDFQLPIRFNLQYKNKDFGVLEDDNEKKEHADLENGSTGGGETKKDYGYDGGNDNDDGNHDRAANLECGNYSGGVQSASDDLLKKGFDRPVIIHRAILGSVERFVAILIEHTAGKLPFWLSPRQAIVLPVSDKFNKYAYYVYETLNNNFFDVDVDTSMNTLNKKIREAQLKQFNFILVVGEKELTTNTVTVRDRDDPNNQQVYSVNDIVNKFKEMLEVNSCKFNQIIPFQ